The Ictidomys tridecemlineatus isolate mIctTri1 chromosome 6, mIctTri1.hap1, whole genome shotgun sequence genome includes a region encoding these proteins:
- the LOC120888398 gene encoding phospholipid-transporting ATPase IB-like isoform X1, whose protein sequence is MILISSSEPQSMCYVSTANLDGETNLKIWQASLEVAGIIKEGQLVNLDGKIECEEPDRQFNNFVGTLYLRGKSPISVGPDQMLLRGTQLKNTQWIIGVVIYTGFETKLMQNSVKSPLKRSQVEKVTNMQILILLLLLFVISAVSCVGATIWNKMYLENIWYMGISGITPHNHVFDILVFIILYHNLVPISLLLTLETVKFIQAQFINWDEDMHYEQNDLYAMARTSNLNEELGQVKYLFSDKTGTLTCNTMAFKKCTIAGIIYGSLIKKVPVCGVPTLYFLLAVSLFLV, encoded by the exons ATGATCCTGATTTCTTCCAG TGAACCTCAGTCAATGTGTTATGTTTCAACAGCTAATTTGGATGGAGAAACAAATCTAAAGATATGGCAG gcatcATTAGAAGTTGCTGGAATAATAAAGGAAGGACAATTGGTAAACCTAGATGGAAAAATTGAATGTGAAGAACCTGATCGTCAGTTTAATAACTTTGTTGGAACCTTGTATTTAAGGGGTAAAAg tcCTATTTCAGTTGGTCCTGACCAGATGTTGCTGAGAGGTACACAGCTGAAAAATACACAGTGGATCATTGGTGTAGTCATTTACACTGGATTTGAAACCAAATTGATGCAG AATTCCGTCAAATCACCTCTCAAGAGATCACAGGTTGAGAAAGTAACCAACATGCAGATCCTCATTTTGTTGCTACTACTCTTTGTGATATCTGCAGTGAGCTGTGTGGGAGCCACAATCTGGAACAAAATGTACCTGGAAAACATTTGGTACATGGGAATTAGTG GTATCACCCCCCACAACCATGTGTTTGATATACTGGTATTCATTATCTTGTACCATAACCTTGTTCCCATCAGTCTGCTGTTAACTCTGGAAACTGTGAAATTCATTCAGGCCCAGTTTATAAACTGG GATGAAGATATGCATTATGAACAAAATGATCTTTATGCCATGGCCAGAACATCCAACCTCAATGAAGAGCTTGGGCAG gtaaaatatttattttctgataaaacAGGAACCCTCACTTGCAATACAATGGCATTTAAGAAGTGTACCATTGCAGGCATAATTTATGG gagtcttattaagaaagttccTGTATGTGGAGTGCCtaccttatattttcttctagcagtttcatTATTTCTAGTCTAA
- the LOC120888398 gene encoding phospholipid-transporting ATPase IB-like isoform X4 yields the protein MILISSSEPQSMCYVSTANLDGETNLKIWQASLEVAGIIKEGQLVNLDGKIECEEPDRQFNNFVGTLYLRGKSPISVGPDQMLLRGTQLKNTQWIIGVVIYTGFETKLMQNSVKSPLKRSQVEKVTNMQILILLLLLFVISAVSCVGATIWNKMYLENIWYMGISGITPHNHVFDILVFIILYHNLVPISLLLTLETVKFIQAQFINWDEDMHYEQNDLYAMARTSNLNEELGQEPSLAIQWHLRSVPLQA from the exons ATGATCCTGATTTCTTCCAG TGAACCTCAGTCAATGTGTTATGTTTCAACAGCTAATTTGGATGGAGAAACAAATCTAAAGATATGGCAG gcatcATTAGAAGTTGCTGGAATAATAAAGGAAGGACAATTGGTAAACCTAGATGGAAAAATTGAATGTGAAGAACCTGATCGTCAGTTTAATAACTTTGTTGGAACCTTGTATTTAAGGGGTAAAAg tcCTATTTCAGTTGGTCCTGACCAGATGTTGCTGAGAGGTACACAGCTGAAAAATACACAGTGGATCATTGGTGTAGTCATTTACACTGGATTTGAAACCAAATTGATGCAG AATTCCGTCAAATCACCTCTCAAGAGATCACAGGTTGAGAAAGTAACCAACATGCAGATCCTCATTTTGTTGCTACTACTCTTTGTGATATCTGCAGTGAGCTGTGTGGGAGCCACAATCTGGAACAAAATGTACCTGGAAAACATTTGGTACATGGGAATTAGTG GTATCACCCCCCACAACCATGTGTTTGATATACTGGTATTCATTATCTTGTACCATAACCTTGTTCCCATCAGTCTGCTGTTAACTCTGGAAACTGTGAAATTCATTCAGGCCCAGTTTATAAACTGG GATGAAGATATGCATTATGAACAAAATGATCTTTATGCCATGGCCAGAACATCCAACCTCAATGAAGAGCTTGGGCAG GAACCCTCACTTGCAATACAATGGCATTTAAGAAGTGTACCATTGCAGGCATAA
- the LOC120888398 gene encoding phospholipid-transporting ATPase IB-like isoform X3 translates to MILISSSEPQSMCYVSTANLDGETNLKIWQASLEVAGIIKEGQLVNLDGKIECEEPDRQFNNFVGTLYLRGKSPISVGPDQMLLRGTQLKNTQWIIGVVIYTGFETKLMQNSVKSPLKRSQVEKVTNMQILILLLLLFVISAVSCVGATIWNKMYLENIWYMGISGITPHNHVFDILVFIILYHNLVPISLLLTLETVKFIQAQFINWDEDMHYEQNDLYAMARTSNLNEELGQILLMKFLRNPHLQYNGI, encoded by the exons ATGATCCTGATTTCTTCCAG TGAACCTCAGTCAATGTGTTATGTTTCAACAGCTAATTTGGATGGAGAAACAAATCTAAAGATATGGCAG gcatcATTAGAAGTTGCTGGAATAATAAAGGAAGGACAATTGGTAAACCTAGATGGAAAAATTGAATGTGAAGAACCTGATCGTCAGTTTAATAACTTTGTTGGAACCTTGTATTTAAGGGGTAAAAg tcCTATTTCAGTTGGTCCTGACCAGATGTTGCTGAGAGGTACACAGCTGAAAAATACACAGTGGATCATTGGTGTAGTCATTTACACTGGATTTGAAACCAAATTGATGCAG AATTCCGTCAAATCACCTCTCAAGAGATCACAGGTTGAGAAAGTAACCAACATGCAGATCCTCATTTTGTTGCTACTACTCTTTGTGATATCTGCAGTGAGCTGTGTGGGAGCCACAATCTGGAACAAAATGTACCTGGAAAACATTTGGTACATGGGAATTAGTG GTATCACCCCCCACAACCATGTGTTTGATATACTGGTATTCATTATCTTGTACCATAACCTTGTTCCCATCAGTCTGCTGTTAACTCTGGAAACTGTGAAATTCATTCAGGCCCAGTTTATAAACTGG GATGAAGATATGCATTATGAACAAAATGATCTTTATGCCATGGCCAGAACATCCAACCTCAATGAAGAGCTTGGGCAG ATACTTTTGATGAAATTTCTGCG GAACCCTCACTTGCAATACAATGGCATTTAA
- the LOC120888398 gene encoding phospholipid-transporting ATPase IB-like isoform X5 — protein sequence MILISSSEPQSMCYVSTANLDGETNLKIWQASLEVAGIIKEGQLVNLDGKIECEEPDRQFNNFVGTLYLRGKSPISVGPDQMLLRGTQLKNTQWIIGVVIYTGFETKLMQNSVKSPLKRSQVEKVTNMQILILLLLLFVISAVSCVGATIWNKMYLENIWYMGISGITPHNHVFDILVFIILYHNLVPISLLLTLETVKFIQAQFINWDEDMHYEQNDLYAMARTSNLNEELGQILLMKFLR from the exons ATGATCCTGATTTCTTCCAG TGAACCTCAGTCAATGTGTTATGTTTCAACAGCTAATTTGGATGGAGAAACAAATCTAAAGATATGGCAG gcatcATTAGAAGTTGCTGGAATAATAAAGGAAGGACAATTGGTAAACCTAGATGGAAAAATTGAATGTGAAGAACCTGATCGTCAGTTTAATAACTTTGTTGGAACCTTGTATTTAAGGGGTAAAAg tcCTATTTCAGTTGGTCCTGACCAGATGTTGCTGAGAGGTACACAGCTGAAAAATACACAGTGGATCATTGGTGTAGTCATTTACACTGGATTTGAAACCAAATTGATGCAG AATTCCGTCAAATCACCTCTCAAGAGATCACAGGTTGAGAAAGTAACCAACATGCAGATCCTCATTTTGTTGCTACTACTCTTTGTGATATCTGCAGTGAGCTGTGTGGGAGCCACAATCTGGAACAAAATGTACCTGGAAAACATTTGGTACATGGGAATTAGTG GTATCACCCCCCACAACCATGTGTTTGATATACTGGTATTCATTATCTTGTACCATAACCTTGTTCCCATCAGTCTGCTGTTAACTCTGGAAACTGTGAAATTCATTCAGGCCCAGTTTATAAACTGG GATGAAGATATGCATTATGAACAAAATGATCTTTATGCCATGGCCAGAACATCCAACCTCAATGAAGAGCTTGGGCAG ATACTTTTGATGAAATTTCTGCG gtaa
- the LOC120888398 gene encoding phospholipid-transporting ATPase IB-like isoform X2, which produces MILISSSEPQSMCYVSTANLDGETNLKIWQASLEVAGIIKEGQLVNLDGKIECEEPDRQFNNFVGTLYLRGKSPISVGPDQMLLRGTQLKNTQWIIGVVIYTGFETKLMQNSVKSPLKRSQVEKVTNMQILILLLLLFVISAVSCVGATIWNKMYLENIWYMGISGITPHNHVFDILVFIILYHNLVPISLLLTLETVKFIQAQFINWDEDMHYEQNDLYAMARTSNLNEELGQVKYLFSDKTGTLTCNTMAFKKCTIAGIIYGGSAGLKDPPAQFK; this is translated from the exons ATGATCCTGATTTCTTCCAG TGAACCTCAGTCAATGTGTTATGTTTCAACAGCTAATTTGGATGGAGAAACAAATCTAAAGATATGGCAG gcatcATTAGAAGTTGCTGGAATAATAAAGGAAGGACAATTGGTAAACCTAGATGGAAAAATTGAATGTGAAGAACCTGATCGTCAGTTTAATAACTTTGTTGGAACCTTGTATTTAAGGGGTAAAAg tcCTATTTCAGTTGGTCCTGACCAGATGTTGCTGAGAGGTACACAGCTGAAAAATACACAGTGGATCATTGGTGTAGTCATTTACACTGGATTTGAAACCAAATTGATGCAG AATTCCGTCAAATCACCTCTCAAGAGATCACAGGTTGAGAAAGTAACCAACATGCAGATCCTCATTTTGTTGCTACTACTCTTTGTGATATCTGCAGTGAGCTGTGTGGGAGCCACAATCTGGAACAAAATGTACCTGGAAAACATTTGGTACATGGGAATTAGTG GTATCACCCCCCACAACCATGTGTTTGATATACTGGTATTCATTATCTTGTACCATAACCTTGTTCCCATCAGTCTGCTGTTAACTCTGGAAACTGTGAAATTCATTCAGGCCCAGTTTATAAACTGG GATGAAGATATGCATTATGAACAAAATGATCTTTATGCCATGGCCAGAACATCCAACCTCAATGAAGAGCTTGGGCAG gtaaaatatttattttctgataaaacAGGAACCCTCACTTGCAATACAATGGCATTTAAGAAGTGTACCATTGCAGGCATAATTTATGG